CCCAGGGTTGGTTAGGCTGGAACTTTGGTTTTATGTTTTCTCTATAGATCGTTTATTTTACCGATTTATGGCTTCAATTAATTAAATGGCTATATTTGATTACCAATTCTATGCTTATGTTATTATTCGCTGTTCCATTATATTTTATTGCGTTTTTTGGCTGGATCGCTTATACTGCCTTGATTAAGAAAAATTTGAAACAAAATATGCCAATGTTTTATTTTGGAGGTGTATTTAGCTTGATCTGGATTATGATTATAACGATTGTCTATATTTAAATACACCAATCATTATAAAAAGGATTGGACTCCTGCTTTCGTCATTATTTTAGAGAAATCTATTATCCAGATAAAGATGGAGAGCTGTCGCCTCAAACTGAATGAAAATTGTTTTCAAAGGTTTTTATAAAAGATAAAATCACCACTGCCATAAGGTTGTCACTATACCCTGCTAAATTTGCTACATAGTTTGAATAATTTATGTACAATCTGTTCGGGAAAATTATTTTATGGATTGCGAAATAGTGGAAAACAAAGTAAAGAATATAGAAACTTTTTGCCCCACCAACATCAAAGAATGGCGGGATTGGTTAGCCACCCATAATGAGTTTAGATCATCTGTTTGGCTTGTTTATGGCAAAAAGGGCTCTGGTTTGCCAAGCCTTACCTGGAGTGAAGCTGTAGATGAAGCTCTTTGTTTTGGCTGGATAGACAGTATAAAAAAGCCCATCGATAGTGAGCGGTTTATGCAGTTTTTTTGTAAACGGAAACCCAATAGCGTTTGGTCGAAAATCAATAAAGAAAAGGTAAAGCATCTGTTGGCACAAGACCTTATCGTAAAAGCAGGTTTAGAAACCATTAAAAGGGCAAAACAAAATGGGGCATGGATAGCTTTAGATACAGTAGAAACACTTAAAATACCTAAAGATTTAGCCTTAGCATTTAAAAACAGTAAAGACGCAAAGATTTTTTTTCTTGGCCTAAGTAAATCGGCTAAGAAAGCCATTCTGCAATGGATTGTAATGGCAAAAAAAGCAGAAACCCGGCAAAACAGAATTCTTGAACTCGTAAAATCTTCATCAGAAAACGTATTGCCAAAGCAATTTCTCCGCTAATGGGCAAGCCATCTAAATGAACTGTTTAGTTAAATACCTACATTTTTAAAATGGATATTACCAAAAGATTTGACCGGATACTACAGATATTTTTTTTATTGCAATCTAAATCTGTAGTCACTGCAGCAGAATTACAAAAGCGGTTCGAAATCAGTTTAAGGACAATTTACAGGGACTTAAAAGCCCTTGAGATTGCCGGTATTCCGATCGTAAATGAATCGGGATCTGGCTATTCGATTATGGAAGGTTTTAGGCTTCAGCCATCGAGGTTTAGCCAGGAAGAAATTCTCAGTTTAATGGTTGCAGAAAAAGTGATGCAGAAACATGAAACCGAGTTTATTAAAAAACATTTTGAGGTGGCACTTATCAAAATAAAAAGTTCTTTTCAGGTGAATCAAAAAAGAGATTTCCTGCATTTAGAAGATACAATACACCTTAAAAACGATTTTAAATCTAATGATTACCTGCCTAACATTATCGATGTTTTACTCAACAGTACCTTAAGGAAAAAAATAACCCATATCGATTACCTCAAAGGCGGTGATATTCATACGGTCGGAAGATCAGTAGAACCCATCGGTGTATTTTACGAACACAGCCTTTGGTATCTTTTAGCCTATTGCCATTTAAGGAAAGATTACCGCAATTTTAGGTTAGACAGGATTAAAAAAGTTTTAGTGCTTGAAGAGAACTTCACCATTACTCATCCACCAATTAACGAATTCAGAGATAAAGGCCTATCCGAAAATATAATGAAAATCGAAATCAGGGTAGACCGGAAGTATGCACATTTTCTATATTGGGAACGACAGATTTTCGGATTTACAGGCGAAGAAATTTCAGATGATTTTGTGATCATGTATTTCGACTGTTCCCTTTCTGTTGTTTCTTTTGTCCGCTGGTTTCTTAAATTTGTTGATGTTGCTGAAATTATAGAACCGGCTCATTTAAACAACGAGCTGATTGAAATAATGGAATCTGGTTTGAAGAGAATAAAAAACAAAAGCGCTTAATAAAGCGCTTTTGTTTTTAATAACGGTCCCAGAAAAATGGAGGCTCAATGCCTAATGCCCTTAAATATACAAAGCCTTGCCCGCGGTGGTGTATTTCGTTATCAATGAAATACAAAAGGTGGCTAATGATCGAAAACTCGTATTGCCCGAATAGTTTAATTGTTTCGTGAAGTTGATCTTCAGAGATCTGGTTAAAGTATTCTACAATTTTTGGTGTATCCTCATCCCATTTTGTTAGTAGCTCTTCTTTGCTATTAAGCGGAAGATCATGACTAAAAGGAGCTGTTTCTCTGGTGACCATTTCTTTTAAACCAGGAACATTAATCGATAACAACTCTTTAATTAATGAAGAAAAAGGCCTCATTCCACCGACCGAAAATTCGAATAATTCTTTCTCGGGAAATTTTTCAATGGTTTTTCTGGTTAGTTTTCTGTGGCCTAACCAATGCTGTAGTAATTCGCTTTTAGTAATCATAGTTGTTGACATCTTGTTATATTAATTTAATAGAACAAAACTAAGACTGGCCTATGACAGCTGTTTGTCAGTCGAAAAACAGCATATTGTTTTTTGTTAAAATTTCTGTTTATTCTTTAGAATCTGATAAGCAGGACTAATCTTTAAAAATCATAAAATTTGCAGTTTTTAAAGAGGCCACAAGTTCATTTACTTGTCTTGTAATACGGTAGCAGATAAATCTTGTGTTTGGTTGATATGCTTCCGGTACATATTGCCCCAGTCAGACATCGCATCCAGCATCGGTTTCATGGTACGGCCCAAATCGGTTAGGCGATATTCTACCCTTGGCGGTACCTCTGGAAAAACAACGCGGGTAATAATCTGGTCTTTCTCCAGTTCTCTTAACTGCGCTACCAACATCCGCTCTGATATACCGATAATGTCTTTTTTAAGCTCGCCATAGCGCATGGTGCCATAAGAAAGGCGACACAATATGGCGGGTTTCCACCTTCCGCCGATTACCGCCAGCGATGAGGACATGCCACAGCTGTCGATCATCATTTTTTCGTTCAAAGCGTTGGTTGATGTTTCTTTCCTCATTTCTTACTTTTTTGTTAGTACCTAACAATTCGTTGCTTACCTGCAAATGTAAAGTATCTCTTTTACTTTAGCATAAAATTTAAAAAATACAGATGAAAAAATTAACAGATAAAATTGCCCTGGTTACTGGAGGAAGTCGGGGCATAGGTGCGGCGATTGTAAAAAGATTAGCTGCCGAAGGTGCAAAAGTAGTATTTACTTATGCCTATTCACCAGAAAAAGCTTCGGCTGTAGTGGCCGAGGTTGAAGCTGCGGGTGGGCTCGCTGTGGCATTAAAAGCAAGTAGTACAGTACCAGCTGAAGTAACTGGCGCAGTGGCTAAAACAATTGCCGATTTTGGCCACATAGATATCCTGATCAATAATGCCGGTATTTACATTGGAAAAGCCTTTGAAGAGCATACCCTTGAGGATTATAATGAAATTATGGCCGTTAATGTCCAGGCAGTTTTTGTGGCGGCTTTGGCTGCGGTAAAAGGCATGCCTGAAGGTGGTAGGATCATTACCATCGGCAGTAACATGGGCGATAATGCGGTTGGTCCAGAAACCACTTTGTATACCATGAGTAAATCGGCACTTCAGGGTTTTACACGTGGTTTGGCACGCGATCTTGGTGCCCGTAAAATTACAGTAAACCTGATTCAGCCCGGACCAATCAATACCGATATGAATCCCGCAGATGCACCATTGGCTGATTTCTTAAGAACCCGTATGGCATTGCCAGATTATGGTACTGTAGAAGATATTGCATCATTTGTAAGCTTTATTGCAAGTGAAGAAGCCAGGTACATCACCGGGTCGTTTTTAACAATCGATGGCGGATTGAATGCTTAAGGCGATTGCTGATAAAATCAGGTTTTGGTCGGGAGGGCAATTCCCGATCAAAATATTGTGAAAAATAGGTGAGACTAAATCATCTTACTATTAACTGCACGTGAAAGTGCCTCTACCATATTACTCACCTCCAATCGTTCAAAAATCCGTCGCCTATAATACTTTACGGTATCAGGTGCAACAAATATTTTTTCGGCAATTTGGTTAATGGTTAAGCCTTGTGCATGCAGCTGCAATATTTCGATTTCCCTCTTGCTGAGTTTTGGTTTCTCTGATTTATGCCAGATTTTACTTTCGATATTTAACGCCCACAGCTCATCGGTACCCTGTTTGTAAATATAGATATTGCCGGCCTGCTGATGGTGCGAGATGGAAACAATGCACATCGCTTTCCACATTTTACCTTCGCCAGTTAAAAACAAGGGCGTAAGTTTATGGTTAATCAGCGTGGGTTTACCTTCCTGGTTAATCAGATGAAAATCGTAAGTAATGCTATAGTGTTTTTTTTCTCCATCAGGTAGTTTGGCGAAAAAATCGAACCCGGCTTCGTTAATCAGACTCAATAATGCAAGATCCTTTTCAGGTACATTTTTAAAATAAAATTCATAGCCTAAATCCAAAACTTCGTTAGGCGAATAACCACATAAAAATAAAGGGTTTTCTGAAACATACTCAAACGCCATTTTTTCGTAATCGATCACATATACGCTTTCGTAGGTTAAGCGCGCAAAAGCTTTTATAGCTTCCATGTAATCTTGCTGAAGAAGGTCTTCAGTTGATATTTTTTCAACCTTATTCTTGGTAAGCAAAGTGGAGGTAATGCTGTCTTTCATTTAGGGGATGGCTTAATAGCAAATTTACACTAAAGTGTAGTCTCTGAAAATATTTTTGTGCCCACTTTTACAGAAAAGATTTGAACGATGAAAAAATGGTCTGAATTAAGCTTGGCAGAATTAAACAAAACCAGAGCGAAGTTAAAGGGAGCCTTAATTGGATTTATCGTATTTGGAGTGCTTATTTCTTTAACCTTGTTTTTGCTCAAGGCAAAACTAGTGTTATTCATCCCGGCAATGGTGTTGCCCATTACCTGGTTGCCGATCTACAGCTCCTTAAAATCGGTAAACGATGAGATCAGATTACGTAATGCACCAAATGTTAACCAATAAACTTTATGCATACTGATCTAATAAGTTGCAGAAACTGCAGTCATGTTGTAAATGATGATTTTTGTGGACGTTGTGGTCAGCCAGTCCATGTTAAAAGGGTAGATGCGCATTACATCCTACATGAAATCCAACATGTTTTACATTTCGAAAAAGGAATACTCTTTACGGTAAAAGAACTGCTGATCAGGCCTGGTCAGAATATCAGATCATTCATTACTGAGAACCGCAGCCGATTGGTAAAGCCCGTTATATTTATCATCGTTAGCTCGTTAATTTATACGTTAATTAGTCATTTCTTTCATATTGAAGAAGGTTACGTTGAATTTACCGAGGTAAAAAAAACAAGCATCGGTTTAATTTTCGATTGGGTACAGGGGCATTATGGTTATGCCAATATTTTAATGGGTGTTTGCATTTCCTTGTGGTTAAAACTATTTTTTAAAAAATACAGCTACAACTTCTTCGAAATATTAATCCTGCTGTGCTTTGTGATGGGGATTGGCATGTTAATCATTTCTGTTTTTGCCATTGTCGAGGGGCTTACCAAAATCAGTTTGATGGAGGTTTCGAGCATTATAGTGGCAGTCTATAGTACATGGGCTATAGCACAGTTTTTTAACGGGAGAAAAGTGGCAAGCTACTTAAAAGCAATTATTGCTTATGGCCTGGGGATGTTAATGTTTGGCCTTTTGGCAGTGTTTTTAGGAGTTTCGATTGATCTACTGATTAAACATTAAACTTTCGTAAAATCGCTCCAATTTCTAATCATCTAAAACTAACCAATGTTTATTTATCTTCTCGAAGGATCGTCATTGCGAGAAGGCTTTTTCAGCTGACGAAGCAATCTTTACAGCGAGGATCACCTATATGAAAGATTGCTTCGTCGTTCCTCCTCGCAATGACGAATTTCTATAGGAATCTGTCAACGGTAGCGTGGCAAACTTTTAAAGAAACTTGTTTTATGATATAATCTCTTTTTATGTTAACCAAAACCAAGTCGCCATTGCTTTTTGCAATTCGCTAGTCTCTATCAAATCATCTGTAGCCCAGGCTACAATTCCATCAGGCTGGATCAATACTGCACATAGACCCAATTGATTTTTCGCAGTTTTCGAAATATAATCAATCTGATTGTATTCGCTGGCTAACTCTCTGATTGCGGTATTGTGGTTAAAATCAAGCAGTATGCCCTGGCCATTGTGCATCAGTTGGCCAATTTTTGTCTCATCTTCAAACTCAAAGTTAGGAACACTGCAGCCAACCAGCGGATGTTTGCCATCGAGATTAATTTGGGTAGAAACACCCCACACTCTTCCTGCAAAATAGGTAGCACCATCAGTGGTATTGATAAGATCGGTAATAATGGCATGCAAAGCGCGGGCATTGGGTTCGGGTTTCATAATCGCTGCCTGAGCGCGAGACCAATCGAGCACCTGTGCACCAATTGGATGTCGCTCTGTGCCATAACTATCCAATAAACCTTCAGGAGCTTTCCTGTTGATGGTTGCCGCGAGTTTCCAGCCCAGGTTCATGGCATCGCCCAAACCCAGGTTAAGTCCCTGGCCGCCTAAAGGTGCATGAATGTGCGCAGCATCGCCAGCTAAAAGTACACGTCCGTTGCGGTAACTTGTCGCTTGCCTTGCGCGGTCCGTCCAGGTGCTAGCAATATGTAGCGTACTGATGGTAACATTGGTATTTGAAACACGGCGCAGTACCTCTTGCAAATGTTCGCGTGTAACTGGCTTTGCCGAACCATGAAATGCACCACCATCAAAATCCTGTATGGCCAGATAACCTGGCTGCGATTGCATGTACATGCCTGTTGGCGTTACGTTTCGTCCTGGTTTAAGCAGTTCCGGATTGAGGATGTCTACCTTAGCCGTGTAACCAGTAAATTCAGGCTCTGTTCCGGCAAATTCGAAGCCGCCCGTTTTGCGTACTACACTTCGGCTTCCATCGCAACCTACAAGCCATTTACTTTCGAAAGATTGCCCACCCGCCTGTACAGTTACACCTTCGTTATTTTGATGGAAGCTCGTAATGGCAAAACCTCGTTTAATTTCAACGCCCAAGATTGCTGCACGCCGGGAAAGTACCGTTTCCAGCTCCTCCATTTCGGTAATTAAACTGGTAGGTGTAGAACTTGGTAGGCGATATTTCCATTGGGCAGTATCAATATCACCGTCGCGAAATGGAATGCCAGCGAAATGTCCTGCCTGGCGACGTGGCCCTTGCACGGCATTTTGGTGAGGGTTTTTAAGGTGTTTATGAATTTCAAGTTCTTGCAGCAGGCCACGGCGATAAAGTGCTTCAATTGTTGGTGCCGACAAGCCACGGATACCGAAAGGAAGCTGTTTTAAAGGCGAGTGAGCTTCCACTGCTTTTTCGAGTATCAGTACCGAACATTTGGCTAAAGCCAATTCGCAGGCCAGGAACAGGCCTACAGGGCCGGCACCAGAAATAATAACATCGTAAATTGTATGGGTGTGGTTGTTTTTTTTATTTTTAAGTGTTGTGTTCATATCGTATGATTAAAACACAAAATTCAGCAATGTACTTAAGTTAGGCTTGTATAAACGCGACAATCCTCCGTTGGGTTCAGGAGGAGAGATTAAGAAGGTCGTTGCTTAACGCTTGTTTGCCTTTTTTGGCCTTTCGGGCAAATGCCGCAGGAGTAGTGCCGCTGTAACGTTTAAATTCCCTGCTGAGGTGCGGTTGATCGGTATAACCAAACTCATGCGCCAAACTGGTCAGGTTGGCATTCGGATCAAGCCACAATTGGTTACGTACCTGCTCAAAACGCATTAGGCCCGATACATCTTTAACTGTATGGCCTGAAGATCGTTTAAAGTTTCTTTCCAATGTACGCACCGTTACATGGGCTGCTGCCGCTACCTCACTCACAGGTATGGTACCCTTTGCTTCCTGCATGGCAATCCCGGCTTTGAACAACATACTGTTAGCAGCAACCTGCGCTCTTGCCTGTAAGAAATATTGCTTTACCGCTGCTACTGCTTCATCTATTTTCCCATCAAGAATAAATGCATTTAGTTTGGGTTGAAGCTGAGCCATGGGGTGCTCAAATAGATGTAATCCATGCTTGTCGGATGGGAGACCGAGCAAATCGAATACAGTCCACGGAAAGCACCTGATCCCAATGATCTCAAAACGGTTTTTCGTGTAAAAAATAGCAGGCTGATTAAGTAATCCCATCATAAAAGGTGAGGGTAGTGGACGCAATTCTCCACCTGAAGAAATGCTACAGCCGCTGCCAAAGTGAAAAATGATCTCCGCGTAACCATCAGGTACAACTTCAAAGCTCGATAGTTCTGCTCCAGATACTCTCCTGTTGTACCAAAAGCACTTTATCGTATCCTGTAGTTCTTCAGGAGGTTCGAATTCTTGATGATGCATTTTGAATGGCGGCATATTCGGGAGGATTGGATTTAAAAAAAGGCACTTCTTATGAAAAATTTATAGCTTCCGGCACTAGGTTATAGATTTGCTAATGCGTTGTTCTATTTCGAAAATAACTTTAAAACTTGCTCCCTCACCCAGTATTGAGTTTACCTGAACTTTTAAGTTAAGGTAATTCGCTATGCTTTTTACAATGGCAAGTCCTAACCCATAGCCCGCATTTTCGGCATGACCGGTTTTTTTAAAACGATCAAATACATGCGGTATATCTTCTGCTTTAATACCTTGGCCACTATCGCTAACCAGAATAGAATAATAACCTTTTTCAAGATGATCAGAAATCTGTATGCTTCCATTTTCTTTGTTAAACTTAATGGCATTGTTAATTAGGTTATAAAAGAGCTGAAACAAAAGGTCATGATTGATATGGCTTAAACGTTTGTTATGGCTAAGCTCGATGTCGATTTGAATGTTTTTCTCTTCGAGCCTATGGCCTATTTCTTCCACCATTTCATTGAAAAGTGTTTGGGGTTCTATCTCCTCCTGTTTGGAGAACTGTTCATTTTCTATTCTCGAAATGAGTAGGAGCGAACGCGATATTTTCTTTAACCGCTCCAGTGTTTTCATCATGTCAACAACATGTTCCTGTACCGCTTCGGATGCCGATTCCTCAGTAAGCAGATTTTCCATCTTGTTTTGTAATATACTAATGGGCGTCATAAACTCATGCGAGGCGTTGGCCGTAAATTCCCGCTCTTTTTCAAAAGCCTCATTAATCTGGTCCATTAACGAAATGAGCGAATGATCGAGGTATTTAAAGTCTTGTGTACTGGTGTTAATATGGCCATGTTTCTTTTTAAAAGGAAACCGGCTATTAGTTAATCTTAATTTGATAATCTGACCGAGTGGTTTGATTAACTGCCGCGTAAAAATCAGGTCAATGATAATACTTAGGGCAATAAGGATAATGAGCACATATAAGGCAAAGCGTTGGAGCGCATCATTATAAAGGTTAATGCTGGCGGTGGTTTTGCC
The nucleotide sequence above comes from Pedobacter riviphilus. Encoded proteins:
- a CDS encoding YdeI/OmpD-associated family protein is translated as MDCEIVENKVKNIETFCPTNIKEWRDWLATHNEFRSSVWLVYGKKGSGLPSLTWSEAVDEALCFGWIDSIKKPIDSERFMQFFCKRKPNSVWSKINKEKVKHLLAQDLIVKAGLETIKRAKQNGAWIALDTVETLKIPKDLALAFKNSKDAKIFFLGLSKSAKKAILQWIVMAKKAETRQNRILELVKSSSENVLPKQFLR
- a CDS encoding sensor histidine kinase; this encodes MKLSTKLTLFITGSKLAIVGLFILLLPFLIRQIASNYTNFSLRNQQKKVLQNINKKGIDYYFEGDNSYGSYTMLKDEYIALETVAQTLKLDTIRDTKRIVEQDTIAYRVLSFTFQKNKKNYLLEIGKTTASINLYNDALQRFALYVLIILIALSIIIDLIFTRQLIKPLGQIIKLRLTNSRFPFKKKHGHINTSTQDFKYLDHSLISLMDQINEAFEKEREFTANASHEFMTPISILQNKMENLLTEESASEAVQEHVVDMMKTLERLKKISRSLLLISRIENEQFSKQEEIEPQTLFNEMVEEIGHRLEEKNIQIDIELSHNKRLSHINHDLLFQLFYNLINNAIKFNKENGSIQISDHLEKGYYSILVSDSGQGIKAEDIPHVFDRFKKTGHAENAGYGLGLAIVKSIANYLNLKVQVNSILGEGASFKVIFEIEQRISKSIT
- a CDS encoding FAD-dependent monooxygenase, giving the protein MNTTLKNKKNNHTHTIYDVIISGAGPVGLFLACELALAKCSVLILEKAVEAHSPLKQLPFGIRGLSAPTIEALYRRGLLQELEIHKHLKNPHQNAVQGPRRQAGHFAGIPFRDGDIDTAQWKYRLPSSTPTSLITEMEELETVLSRRAAILGVEIKRGFAITSFHQNNEGVTVQAGGQSFESKWLVGCDGSRSVVRKTGGFEFAGTEPEFTGYTAKVDILNPELLKPGRNVTPTGMYMQSQPGYLAIQDFDGGAFHGSAKPVTREHLQEVLRRVSNTNVTISTLHIASTWTDRARQATSYRNGRVLLAGDAAHIHAPLGGQGLNLGLGDAMNLGWKLAATINRKAPEGLLDSYGTERHPIGAQVLDWSRAQAAIMKPEPNARALHAIITDLINTTDGATYFAGRVWGVSTQINLDGKHPLVGCSVPNFEFEDETKIGQLMHNGQGILLDFNHNTAIRELASEYNQIDYISKTAKNQLGLCAVLIQPDGIVAWATDDLIETSELQKAMATWFWLT
- a CDS encoding DinB family protein, translating into MITKSELLQHWLGHRKLTRKTIEKFPEKELFEFSVGGMRPFSSLIKELLSINVPGLKEMVTRETAPFSHDLPLNSKEELLTKWDEDTPKIVEYFNQISEDQLHETIKLFGQYEFSIISHLLYFIDNEIHHRGQGFVYLRALGIEPPFFWDRY
- a CDS encoding response regulator transcription factor, with translation MKDSITSTLLTKNKVEKISTEDLLQQDYMEAIKAFARLTYESVYVIDYEKMAFEYVSENPLFLCGYSPNEVLDLGYEFYFKNVPEKDLALLSLINEAGFDFFAKLPDGEKKHYSITYDFHLINQEGKPTLINHKLTPLFLTGEGKMWKAMCIVSISHHQQAGNIYIYKQGTDELWALNIESKIWHKSEKPKLSKREIEILQLHAQGLTINQIAEKIFVAPDTVKYYRRRIFERLEVSNMVEALSRAVNSKMI
- a CDS encoding winged helix-turn-helix transcriptional regulator, producing MRKETSTNALNEKMMIDSCGMSSSLAVIGGRWKPAILCRLSYGTMRYGELKKDIIGISERMLVAQLRELEKDQIITRVVFPEVPPRVEYRLTDLGRTMKPMLDAMSDWGNMYRKHINQTQDLSATVLQDK
- a CDS encoding helix-turn-helix transcriptional regulator, coding for MDITKRFDRILQIFFLLQSKSVVTAAELQKRFEISLRTIYRDLKALEIAGIPIVNESGSGYSIMEGFRLQPSRFSQEEILSLMVAEKVMQKHETEFIKKHFEVALIKIKSSFQVNQKRDFLHLEDTIHLKNDFKSNDYLPNIIDVLLNSTLRKKITHIDYLKGGDIHTVGRSVEPIGVFYEHSLWYLLAYCHLRKDYRNFRLDRIKKVLVLEENFTITHPPINEFRDKGLSENIMKIEIRVDRKYAHFLYWERQIFGFTGEEISDDFVIMYFDCSLSVVSFVRWFLKFVDVAEIIEPAHLNNELIEIMESGLKRIKNKSA
- a CDS encoding SDR family NAD(P)-dependent oxidoreductase, yielding MKKLTDKIALVTGGSRGIGAAIVKRLAAEGAKVVFTYAYSPEKASAVVAEVEAAGGLAVALKASSTVPAEVTGAVAKTIADFGHIDILINNAGIYIGKAFEEHTLEDYNEIMAVNVQAVFVAALAAVKGMPEGGRIITIGSNMGDNAVGPETTLYTMSKSALQGFTRGLARDLGARKITVNLIQPGPINTDMNPADAPLADFLRTRMALPDYGTVEDIASFVSFIASEEARYITGSFLTIDGGLNA
- a CDS encoding helix-turn-helix domain-containing protein; this encodes MHHQEFEPPEELQDTIKCFWYNRRVSGAELSSFEVVPDGYAEIIFHFGSGCSISSGGELRPLPSPFMMGLLNQPAIFYTKNRFEIIGIRCFPWTVFDLLGLPSDKHGLHLFEHPMAQLQPKLNAFILDGKIDEAVAAVKQYFLQARAQVAANSMLFKAGIAMQEAKGTIPVSEVAAAAHVTVRTLERNFKRSSGHTVKDVSGLMRFEQVRNQLWLDPNANLTSLAHEFGYTDQPHLSREFKRYSGTTPAAFARKAKKGKQALSNDLLNLSS
- a CDS encoding DUF3667 domain-containing protein, coding for MHTDLISCRNCSHVVNDDFCGRCGQPVHVKRVDAHYILHEIQHVLHFEKGILFTVKELLIRPGQNIRSFITENRSRLVKPVIFIIVSSLIYTLISHFFHIEEGYVEFTEVKKTSIGLIFDWVQGHYGYANILMGVCISLWLKLFFKKYSYNFFEILILLCFVMGIGMLIISVFAIVEGLTKISLMEVSSIIVAVYSTWAIAQFFNGRKVASYLKAIIAYGLGMLMFGLLAVFLGVSIDLLIKH